A window of the Streptomyces griseochromogenes genome harbors these coding sequences:
- a CDS encoding YebC/PmpR family DNA-binding transcriptional regulator, with translation MSGHSKWATTKHKKAVIDAKRGKLFAKLIKNIEVAARMGGVDIDGNPTLYDAIQKAKKQSVPNKNIDSAVKRGGGLEAGGADYETIMYEGYGPNGVAVLIECLTDNRNRAASDVRVAMTRNGGNMADPGSVSYMFSRKGVVIVPKGELSEDDVLGAVLDAGAEEVNDLGETFEVISEATDLVAVRTALQEAGIDYDSADSSFVPSVQVELDEEGAKKIFKLIDALEDSDDVQNVFANFDVSDEIMEKVDA, from the coding sequence ATGTCCGGCCACTCTAAATGGGCTACGACGAAGCACAAGAAGGCCGTGATCGATGCCAAGCGCGGCAAGCTCTTCGCGAAGCTGATCAAGAACATCGAGGTCGCGGCGCGCATGGGCGGCGTCGACATCGACGGTAACCCGACGCTCTACGACGCCATCCAGAAGGCCAAGAAGCAGTCGGTCCCGAACAAGAACATCGACTCCGCGGTCAAGCGCGGCGGCGGTCTCGAGGCCGGTGGCGCCGACTACGAGACGATCATGTACGAGGGCTACGGCCCGAACGGTGTCGCGGTGCTCATCGAGTGCCTCACCGACAACCGCAACCGCGCCGCCTCCGACGTCCGTGTCGCCATGACCCGCAACGGCGGCAACATGGCCGACCCGGGCTCGGTGTCGTACATGTTCAGCCGCAAGGGTGTCGTCATCGTCCCCAAGGGCGAGCTGTCCGAGGACGACGTCCTCGGTGCCGTCCTGGACGCCGGTGCCGAGGAGGTCAACGACCTCGGCGAGACCTTCGAGGTCATCAGCGAGGCCACCGACCTGGTCGCGGTCCGCACCGCCCTCCAGGAGGCCGGCATCGACTACGACTCCGCCGACTCCAGCTTCGTGCCGTCCGTCCAGGTCGAGCTGGACGAGGAGGGCGCCAAGAAGATCTTCAAGCTGATCGACGCGCTCGAGGACAGCGACGATGTGCAGAACGTCTTCGCCAACTTCGACGTCAGCGACGAGATCATGGAGAAGGTCGACGCGTAA